One Miscanthus floridulus cultivar M001 chromosome 11, ASM1932011v1, whole genome shotgun sequence DNA window includes the following coding sequences:
- the LOC136492858 gene encoding increased DNA methylation 1-like, translating into MAAAGGHADDMLGFKEDDAMRFIFGEDIMGMEDHAAFDRSLLELQVFKEVFCGAADNAATTHLPAEMDLGFVHTATAAHLKATETSPVPFPSHAQHQHQPAAATADPHPRMDHSSQPNNGPHHDLHLQVQEHAHPRAQQNGADLDAAAFLQRFMGSWQPGDKCATHLLGLSDDQHQFCLSDDQNQFIGADAAHSILDVHTQDVGAGMCNALGLGCSSSSTSAVDDPMPSYIEALAEISEFQSATLLSDPFLHQWLQDQQQFPSNACFAYDQGLMDDTTYPLCASTKDFSDRGGVEQHLFYSEEAHSTPAIPQQSRFWFSPGQFTQLDGAICQNGTHDANISCLDEIDVHGCGSAVHSGPAAAVSKKALGRDIPDQLEAHAHRLFKDAGWTIKPRKRNDRAKMASYFTAPNREAVHTSLTQAWKFCGNKLYEASPDSERGRYPKEWSDVDAFWKDLTDTMAYVDRMLANQQNALMLLQRWQILDPFVAVVFISRKITALQQHKTLRAVDSSTFVLDGSSDMSLESKTMHKASELLASRMIQLTPLITDSDCSTLATESYNGHQSLQSCHDVEDSNDRDTNPKLSCNESLNYNATDHTKLHIDASDQTKHHIDASDQTKHHIDASDDGRQTYAQPNALNSSVKKSRNKSKRTFDISSAGLDGTNVATMDMADPGNTNAFEEHGMCSGFGTLKDDMKAETKSEKLDKDDQSRKCDMLLSSVSKQLKDYNTFPETHCTTRESQSDATAFCHDVKVWKKILPSHGEFYEDSQSDPTGNTVPVELSHESSADVLGTYLTCDSQICKRGTAKMKPKGWLKYMKKRPRELRINDEDLLITAIVKNNDLGTCHKFASGFSAAKKFKKLKSHKKGNKLISKIGKAGTNLLGGKRVSLARKTVICWLLATGFLTVKDVIQYRDPKSNEVIKDGLVTWEGVVCNCCKKNLTVSGFMAHAGCSHPQSSLGLFLESGKSYTLCQVEAWSAEFMSRRSNAWGRKVEAIDESDDTCGFCGDGGELLCCDNCPSTYHQACLSAKELPEGSWYCHNCTCQICGGPVSEKEVSTFSAIFKCFQCGDAYHDTCIELEKLPLEDQISQTWFCGEYCKEIFIGLCSHVGTDNILGSELSWSILKCNNDGQKLHSVQKIACLAEYNMKLAVALTLLEECFIRMVDPRTGVDMIPHVLYNKGSNFARVDYQGFYTVILEKGDEILCVASIRVHGTKAAELPFIATSVDYRRQGMCRILMNIIEKMLRSFNVKMLVLSAIPELVSTWVSGFGFKPIKDAERKQLHNVNLMLFPGTSLLTKRLNGFIMATKPGEEKDIHEVSGVPNGKFMPNGKASEHFELHDLDLSGTEFKAEVSMSGPFRTLKHECGSAAWFQSTKVAVGEV; encoded by the exons ATGGCCGCCGCGGGAGGCCACGCGGACGACATGCTGGGCTTCAAGGAGGACGACGCCATGCGCTTCATCTTCGGCGAGGACATCATGGGAATGGAGGACCACGCCGCCTTCGACAGATCGCTCTTGGAGCTTCAGGTTTTCAAGGAGGTCTTCTGCGGGGCCGCCGACAACGCCGCCACCACCCATCTGCCCGCCGAGATGGACCTTGGATTCGTCCACACCGCCACCGCTGCCCACCTCAAGGCCACGGAGACGTCGCCCGTTCCCTTTCCCTCCCATgcgcagcaccagcaccagcctgCCGCTGCCACTGCTGATCCACACCCCAGAATGGATCATAGTAGTCAGCCAAACAATGGGCCTCACCACGACCTTCATCTCCAGGTTCAGGAGCATGCACACCCTCGTGCGCAGCAGAACGGGGCCGACCTGGATGCTGCTGCGTTTTTGCAGCGATTCATGGGTTCCTGGCAGCCTGGGGATAAGTGTGCCACTCATCTACTCGGCCTCTCCGATGACCAACACCAATTCTGCCTCTCCGATGACCAAAACCAATTCATCGGCGCAGATGCTGCTCACAGCATTTTGGATGTGCACACGCAAGATGTTGGAGCTGGGATGTGCAACGCGCTCGGGCTgggttgcagcagcagcagcactagcGCGGTCGATGACCCCATGCCTTCCTACATAGAAGCACTAGCGGAGATTTCTGAATTCCAGAGTGCCACTCTCCTTTCAGATCCCTTTTTGCATCAGTGGCTCCAGGATCAGCAGCAATTCCCTAGCAATGCGTGCTTCGCTTATGATCAAGGCCTGATGGATGACACCACTTATCCCCTATGTGCAAGTACAAAGGATTTCTCTGACAGAGGGGGAGTAGAGCAGCATCTGTTTTATAGCGAAGAAGCTCATAGTACTCCGGCAATACCTCAGCAGTCCCGGTTTTGGTTCAGCCCTGGTCAGTTCACCCAGCTCGATGGCGCCATTTGCCAGAACGGCACCCATGATGCGAATATTAGTTGCCTGGATGAAATTGATGTTCATGGATGCGGCAGCGCAGTACACTCTGGCCCGGCAGCTGCTGTTTCCAAGAAGGCACTGGGCAGGGATATTCCTGACCAGCTGGAAGCACATGCACATCGCCTTTTCAAGGACGCTGGATGGACTATTAAGCCACGGAAAAGGAATGACAGGGCTAAGATGGCGTCCTACTTCACAGCTCCAAACAGGGAAGCGGTTCATACCTCACTAACCCAGGCTTGGAAGTTTTGTGGCAACAAGTTATATGAAGCTTCCCCAGATTCAGAAAGGGGAAGGTATCCAAAGGAGTGGTCAGATGTTGATGCGTTTTGGAAGGATCTCACAGATACAATGGCCTATGTTGATAGGATGCTTGCGAACCAGCAAAATGCACTCATGCTTCTTCAGCGCTGGCAGATCCTGGACCCTTTTGTAGCTGTTGTGTTCATCAGTAGGAAAATCACTGCTCTGCAGCAACATAAAACTCTTAGAGCTGTCGACAGTTCAACTTTTGTTCTTGATGGCAGCTCAGATATGTCATTGGAAAGTAAGACCATGCACAAAGCCAGTGAACTTTTGGCAAGCCGAATGATTCAGTTGACTCCACTGATCACAGACTCTGATTGCAGCACACTTGCAACTGAGAGCTACAATGGCCATCAGTCTTTACAAAGCTGTCATGATGTGGAAGACAGCAACGATAGGGATACGAACCCAAAGCTTTCCTGCAACGAGAGTCTGAATTACAATGCAACTGACCATACAAAACTTCACATCGATGCAAGTGACCAGACAAAACATCACATCGATGCAAGTGACCAGACAAAACATCACATCGATGCAAGTGATGATGGAAGGCAAACTTATGCTCAACCAAATGCTCTTAATAGCTCTGTAAAAAAGTCAAGGAACAAATCGAAAAGGACATTTGATATTAGCTCAGCTGGACTGGATGGGACCAATGTAGCAACCATGGACATGGCTGACCCAGGAAATACCAATGCCTTTGAGGAGCACGGTATGTGTTCAGGTTTTGGCACACTAAAAGACGATATGAAAGCTGAAACAAAATCAGAAAAGCTAGATAAAGATGACCAAAGCAGGAAGTGTGACATGCTCCTCTCTTCAGTGAGCAAGCAACTTAAGGATTACAATACATTCCCAGAAACTCACTGTACTACAAGGGAGTCACAGTCAGATGCCACAGCGTTCTGCCATGATGTCAAGGTCTGGAAAAAGATACTCCCATCCCATGGAGAATTTTATGAGGATTCACAAAGTGATCCAACAGGAAATACTGTACCTGTTGAGTTATCCCATGAATCTAGTGCTGATGTTCTGGGAACTTATCTAACATGTGACTCACAAATCTGCAAGAGAGGCACTGCCAAAATGAAACCAAAGGGTTGGTTGAAGTACATGAAGAAAAGACCTCGTGAGTTGCGGATCAATGATGAGGACCTTTTGATCACAGCTATAGTGAAAAACAATGATCTTGGCACCTGCCATAAATTTGCTTCAGGCTTTTCAGCTGCAAAGaagttcaagaagctgaagagccACAAAAAAGGCAACAAGCTAATTTCCAAAATCGGGAAAGCTGGCACAAACCTATTGGGTGGAAAGAGAGTAAGTTTGGCCCGCAAAACTGTAATCTGCTGGTTGCTTGCGACTGGCTTTCTGACCGTAAAAGATGTGATACAGTACCGGGATCCAAAAAGTAATGAAGTTATAAAGGATGGGCTGGTTACCTGGGAAGGTGTTGTTTGCAATTGCTGCAAAAAAAACTTAACCGTGTCTGGCTTCATGGCTCATGCTGGTTGTAGTCACCCACAGTCCTCATTGGGCCTCTTTCTAGAGTCtggcaagtcatacactttgtgcCAGGTTGAGGCTTGGTCTGCTGAATTTATGAGCAGGAGAAGCAATGCATGGGGTAGAAAAGTTGAGGCAATAGATGAAAGCGATGACACCTGTGGTTtctgtggagatggtggtgaatTACTTTGCTGTGACAATTGCCCATCAACATATCATCAAGCTTGCTTGTCTGCTAAG GAGCTTCCAGAAGGTAGTTGGTACTGCCATAATTGCACTTGTCAGATATGTGGGGGACCAGTTAGTGAAAAGGAGGTTTCGACATTCTCGGCTATTTTCAAATGTTTCCAATGCGGAGATGCAT ACCATGACACTTGCATTGAACTAGAGAAGCTACCTCTTGAGGATCAAATATCTCAGACATGGTTTTGTGGGGAATATTGTAAAGAG ATATTCATAGGGCTATGCAGTCATGTCGGGACAGACAATATTCTTGGCAGTGAGCTTTCATGGTCCATATTGAAATGCAACAATGACGGGCAGAAGCTACACTCTGTTCAGAAGATTGCCTGTCTGGCAGAATATAATATGAAATTAGCAGTGGCTCTTACTCTATTGGAGGAATGTTTCATTCGTATGGTGGATCCTAGAACTGGTGTGGACATGATACCCCATGTTTTATACAACAAGGG ATCAAACTTTGCTCGTGTGGATTATCAGGGATTCTATACTGTAATCCTGGAGAAAGGTGATGAAATTTTATGTGTGGCTTCTATCAG AGTACATGGGACTAAAGCCGCTGAGCTGCCTTTTATTGCTACTTCTGTAGACTATCGACGGCAAGGAATGTGCCGAATTCTAATGAACATCATTGAAAAG ATGCTCCGTTCATTTAATGTTAAGATGTTGGTCCTTTCTGCCATCCCAGAGTTGGTTAGCACATGGGTGTCAGGATTTGGCTTCAAACCTATCAAAGATGCTGAAAGGAAACAACTTCATAATGTAAACTTGATGTTGTTTCCTGGAACATCCTTACTAACAAAGAGATTGAATGGATTTATTATGGCCACAAAACCAG GTGAGGAAAAGGATATACATGAAGTTTCTGGAGTACCTAATGGTAAGTTTATGCCTAATGGGAAAGCAAGTGAGCATTTCGAACTCCATGACCTTGACTTGTCCGGGACAGAGTTTAAAGCTGAGGTTTCCATGAGTGGTCCATTCAGAACACTGAAACATGAATGCGGTTCAGCAGCATGGTTTCAGTCTACTAAG GTAGCTGTTGGGGAAGTGTGA